The stretch of DNA CAAATTTCTTTATTTTCTAGCAGTAATTAATTGGCGGCAGTTTTACACCTGCGGCTTTGTTTGGAGCGGAGTTGATTGATCATTTGACGGGATCGGGCACCTTTCAAATGAATTTAACAAAAAAAACAGGCCAATATCTCCCGGCCTGTTTCCTGTTTCTTATTGAAGTTCATCCATCGCTTCTTTCAGTATCTCATAAGAACGTTTTCGTGCTTCCCGATCGTAAATGTACGTCACAGCCATCAATTCGTCCACTTGGAATGTGTCCTGGAATCTTTTCAGTTGTTTCTGAATTGCATTCTTGTCACCTTTAAAGGAATATGTAGACATACTGCGGACGGCGCTTTCTTCAAATGAATTCCATAAACCGTCCATTGATTCTACCGGAGGCTTCAAGAATTCCTCTGTGCGTCTCACCACGTTTAAATAGAACCGATTAGTTGAAGTGGAAAGTTTAGTGGCTTCTTCAATCGTATCCGCCGCTACGACATTTACACAAACCATCACGTATGGCTCGCTTAAATACTCAGACGGCGTAAATTGATTGCGGTATATCTGAAGTGCTTGCTCGAGTTGAGCCGGTGCAAAATGGGCTGCAAATACATATGGCAATCCAAGTCTTGCAGCCAGCGAAGCACTTGATGTACTAGAACCGAGAATGTAGATTGGCACTTTGGCATCTACACCTGGAAATGCACGAACTTCCCCTTGCTGCTCAATGGAACTGAAATATTGTTGCAGTTCCACTACATCTTGAGGAAACGCGAAAGCAGTTTCCTGTGTTGTTCTACGAAGTGCATGCGCGGTACGCATATCTGTTCCAGGTGCTCGACCGAGACCCAAGTCTACTCGTTTCGGATATATGGCTTCTAATGTTCCGAATTGCTCTGCTACAACCAATGGTGCATGATTCGGCAACATAATTCCACCTGACCCTACTCGAATGGATTGAGTATTTTCCAACACATGTCCTATAAGAACTGACGTAGCTGAACTAATTACTGCAGGCATATTGTGATGTTCAGTTAACCAATAACGTTGATAACCAAGTTTTTCTGTATGTTGAGCTAAATTGACCAAATCGCCAATTGCTTCTTTATGTGTTTGTCCTTCAAGTACAGCAACCAAATCCAATACGGAAACTGGAATAGATTTTTCATTTAAAGTCATCATC from Paenisporosarcina sp. FSL H8-0542 encodes:
- a CDS encoding LLM class flavin-dependent oxidoreductase — protein: MTLNEKSIPVSVLDLVAVLEGQTHKEAIGDLVNLAQHTEKLGYQRYWLTEHHNMPAVISSATSVLIGHVLENTQSIRVGSGGIMLPNHAPLVVAEQFGTLEAIYPKRVDLGLGRAPGTDMRTAHALRRTTQETAFAFPQDVVELQQYFSSIEQQGEVRAFPGVDAKVPIYILGSSTSSASLAARLGLPYVFAAHFAPAQLEQALQIYRNQFTPSEYLSEPYVMVCVNVVAADTIEEATKLSTSTNRFYLNVVRRTEEFLKPPVESMDGLWNSFEESAVRSMSTYSFKGDKNAIQKQLKRFQDTFQVDELMAVTYIYDREARKRSYEILKEAMDELQ